The following coding sequences are from one Prochlorococcus sp. MIT 0604 window:
- a CDS encoding recombinase family protein, with protein sequence MNKVIGYARISSGTGTQILDPQVEKLKESGCDQIFSETISTRKTEKERPELMKCLSSLRKGDTLKLCTLSRLGRTQTEVIQRLNDLQAEGINVITLDGLVNLEALGKFAPVLIGLLTGLNQVEREQISERVQMSVNYRRENNLSLGGRPKTSAKKEKLVYRLRDEGESYRGIREQTGLGLATIRRIIADRDALLVQSEQVEVLNK encoded by the coding sequence ATGAACAAAGTGATTGGGTATGCAAGAATCAGTTCTGGAACAGGAACACAGATATTAGACCCACAAGTAGAAAAGTTAAAAGAAAGTGGATGCGATCAAATATTTTCTGAAACAATCAGCACAAGGAAGACAGAGAAAGAAAGACCAGAACTAATGAAGTGTCTTTCATCACTAAGAAAAGGAGATACTCTTAAACTTTGCACTCTCAGTAGATTAGGGAGAACTCAAACTGAAGTAATCCAAAGATTAAATGACTTACAAGCAGAAGGGATAAATGTAATCACGCTTGATGGATTAGTTAATTTAGAAGCACTTGGAAAGTTTGCACCTGTTCTTATTGGTTTATTAACTGGATTAAACCAAGTAGAAAGAGAACAAATTTCTGAACGTGTTCAAATGTCTGTTAATTATCGAAGAGAAAATAACCTTTCTCTTGGCGGTAGACCAAAAACAAGTGCGAAAAAAGAAAAATTAGTTTACCGATTAAGAGATGAAGGAGAAAGTTATAGAGGAATAAGAGAACAAACTGGATTAGGACTTGCAACCATTAGAAGAATTATTGCTGATAGAGATGCTCTTCTTGTACAATCAGAACAAGTAGAGGTATTAAACAAATGA
- a CDS encoding tyrosine-type recombinase/integrase, translated as MKTNRNGQSKVLTTAELDLLIEELPGGVHTVLANVCRRTGCRISEARQLKWENIFPTGITFPKQIVKNKLEARTVPIFPSLYDLLLKWKHQTELIKGQPVSPSDWVFVGRFGDKPITRQAHGKQLQNTIERIGFKGVSSHSYRRSALSSASSKGLPLKAIQTLSGHKSLAVLSRYLEVSEEERKNVVQAFA; from the coding sequence ATGAAGACTAATCGTAATGGTCAGTCAAAAGTTTTAACAACTGCTGAACTTGACCTATTAATCGAAGAACTTCCTGGAGGAGTTCATACAGTCCTGGCTAATGTTTGTCGCCGAACAGGTTGCAGAATTTCAGAAGCCAGGCAACTCAAATGGGAAAACATTTTTCCAACTGGAATAACTTTTCCAAAACAAATTGTGAAAAATAAATTGGAAGCTCGAACTGTTCCAATCTTCCCAAGTTTGTATGACCTTCTTCTCAAATGGAAACATCAAACCGAACTTATAAAGGGCCAACCAGTTAGTCCAAGTGATTGGGTATTTGTTGGACGTTTTGGCGATAAACCAATAACTCGCCAGGCACACGGAAAACAACTACAGAACACTATTGAAAGGATTGGTTTTAAGGGCGTCAGTAGCCACAGTTACAGGCGTTCGGCACTCTCAAGTGCAAGCTCAAAAGGATTGCCATTAAAGGCGATTCAGACCCTAAGTGGTCATAAAAGTTTAGCGGTTTTATCTCGATATTTAGAGGTTTCCGAGGAGGAACGAAAGAACGTAGTTCAAGCCTTTGCTTAG
- a CDS encoding VapE domain-containing protein has protein sequence MVNLVKGLPEGWNERNGITRSQELDPGRLSLLLKEQLKERLRFNLLTLKPELDGVELAETEITYLYVKLGECGWKVGKQAAIDAIIYASQKNSYDPVKEYLLSLEQQKKELKLYEADVDNIASDYLNIKYEDKLSNKMVKNWLVGQVRRAFHRGCKHDTMLVLQGDQGIGKSSFFSALMPKADWFSDTPTSDPKDRLLIIQSSWCYEIAELENLTSKNESFKVKALLTSSYDTFRPPYGRSLIKGARPSCLVGTANSTELLNDETGHRRFNFVHVTEPINIEQVKSDRDAIWLSAVLAYREGYEPILDKEESQLSEVRSTNYEKENIFQDIVLDYLESAPDYFTTRQVFLGTQLITPYENPKQLDAVQVGKVLTSLGYEKRQMRINKTRGRYWHKKETQGKVPGVPESDDDDVTADSPAIDSDSGNCPNVTTKNKESNQRESVKHKAIRWETGGDNVTPKKTFSNVVVGYKKTSQHPKLKMSQEEQTKAQRDLDEYWNSL, from the coding sequence GTGGTTAATTTAGTTAAAGGACTACCAGAAGGTTGGAATGAAAGAAACGGAATAACTAGATCGCAAGAACTAGACCCTGGGAGGTTAAGTCTTCTATTAAAAGAACAACTGAAAGAGAGATTAAGGTTTAATTTACTGACTCTTAAACCAGAACTAGACGGAGTTGAATTGGCCGAGACAGAAATAACTTATTTATATGTAAAGCTGGGCGAGTGTGGTTGGAAAGTTGGAAAACAAGCGGCAATAGACGCAATAATTTATGCTTCTCAAAAGAATAGTTATGACCCAGTAAAAGAATATTTACTAAGCCTGGAACAACAAAAGAAGGAATTAAAGCTATACGAAGCGGACGTTGATAATATCGCCAGCGACTATTTAAACATCAAATACGAAGACAAACTAAGCAATAAGATGGTCAAGAATTGGTTAGTTGGTCAGGTAAGAAGGGCTTTCCATAGAGGTTGCAAACATGACACTATGCTTGTCCTACAAGGAGATCAAGGAATCGGAAAAAGTTCATTTTTTAGTGCGTTAATGCCTAAGGCTGATTGGTTCAGCGACACCCCCACAAGTGACCCAAAAGATCGGTTATTAATTATCCAAAGTTCTTGGTGCTACGAAATAGCAGAACTAGAAAACCTAACCTCGAAAAACGAATCTTTTAAAGTTAAAGCATTACTTACAAGTTCTTACGATACTTTTAGACCTCCTTATGGTCGTTCTTTAATCAAAGGTGCTAGACCTTCTTGTTTAGTTGGTACTGCCAATAGCACCGAACTTTTGAATGACGAAACAGGGCATAGACGATTTAATTTTGTTCATGTAACTGAACCTATAAATATTGAACAAGTTAAAAGCGATAGAGACGCAATTTGGCTTAGTGCTGTTCTTGCCTATAGAGAAGGTTATGAACCAATACTTGATAAGGAAGAAAGTCAGTTAAGTGAAGTAAGGAGTACCAATTATGAAAAGGAAAATATATTCCAGGATATTGTCCTGGACTATTTAGAGTCTGCACCCGACTATTTCACAACAAGACAAGTATTCTTAGGAACTCAATTAATAACCCCATACGAAAACCCAAAACAATTAGATGCTGTTCAGGTTGGAAAAGTCCTAACTTCTTTGGGCTACGAAAAAAGACAAATGAGAATAAATAAAACTAGAGGTAGGTACTGGCATAAAAAAGAGACACAAGGGAAAGTCCCAGGTGTCCCAGAGTCAGATGATGATGATGTGACAGCCGACTCCCCAGCGATAGACAGCGATAGCGGAAACTGTCCCAATGTCACAACCAAAAATAAGGAAAGTAATCAAAGAGAGAGTGTTAAGCACAAGGCCATTCGCTGGGAAACTGGCGGGGACAATGTGACACCGAAGAAAACCTTCTCAAACGTAGTGGTGGGCTACAAAAAAACGTCCCAACACCCCAAACTTAAAATGTCACAAGAAGAACAAACGAAGGCTCAACGAGATTTAGACGAGTATTGGAACTCATTATAA
- a CDS encoding bifunctional DNA primase/polymerase, which produces MLLPKDLDSLKQLEEDFVLLPVGADHPTSLIKKKKAPVNPRGGLLSGWNKPELKGFTVDQLWNYRSAISVGVRCDNLFVEDIDGDSASKGLNRLLGWGEPTWTIRRTGCEGYFKRIFCPTKAQLSAITPNAKGKKEISFPIYTLEEPNRREAIEFFGNTLGRQVIVSGSHYSSGGRYYWNDNESPSFIRPPSVREWNKVLKLWKQYVNEKLPTPGIVTKNKSGWTRLAECPICGRVERPVCTITDDLNTISCFHGITYRPPLDLKKGEVLFNTWAYSRTEDKSFGRFSYFARHKPSSLELLNRRLQISG; this is translated from the coding sequence GTGCTACTTCCCAAAGACTTAGATTCTCTAAAACAACTAGAAGAAGATTTTGTCTTGCTACCTGTAGGTGCAGACCACCCAACTTCTTTAATTAAAAAGAAAAAAGCACCTGTTAATCCTAGAGGTGGTTTATTGAGTGGTTGGAATAAACCAGAACTCAAAGGGTTTACTGTAGATCAACTTTGGAACTACAGGTCTGCTATATCTGTTGGCGTTAGGTGCGACAACTTATTTGTTGAAGACATAGACGGCGACTCAGCTAGTAAAGGATTAAATAGACTTCTTGGTTGGGGAGAACCTACTTGGACTATTAGAAGAACTGGTTGCGAAGGATATTTTAAAAGAATATTCTGTCCCACCAAAGCACAACTAAGTGCTATTACACCAAATGCCAAAGGTAAAAAGGAAATTAGTTTTCCAATTTATACCCTAGAAGAACCTAACCGCAGAGAAGCTATCGAGTTCTTTGGCAATACACTTGGAAGACAAGTTATTGTGTCTGGCTCGCACTATTCGAGTGGCGGTAGGTATTACTGGAACGACAACGAGAGTCCTAGTTTTATTAGACCTCCAAGCGTTCGAGAGTGGAATAAAGTTCTTAAATTGTGGAAGCAATACGTAAACGAAAAACTTCCTACACCTGGCATAGTTACTAAGAACAAAAGTGGTTGGACTAGGTTAGCTGAGTGTCCGATTTGCGGAAGAGTCGAAAGACCTGTCTGCACAATTACGGACGATTTAAACACAATAAGTTGTTTTCACGGAATTACCTATAGACCACCTCTTGATCTGAAGAAAGGGGAAGTTTTATTTAATACCTGGGCATATTCACGGACTGAAGATAAATCATTCGGAAGATTTTCATATTTCGCAAGACATAAACCTAGCTCACTCGAATTGCTTAATCGGAGGTTACAGATTAGTGGTTAA
- a CDS encoding DUF5989 family protein — protein MKAFFELISDIWSYLKIRKKYWLAPLIFTILIIGTVLVVTQGTVVAPFIYSIF, from the coding sequence ATGAAAGCATTTTTTGAACTAATATCAGATATTTGGAGCTACCTTAAAATCAGAAAGAAGTATTGGTTGGCGCCTTTAATTTTTACAATTTTAATAATTGGAACAGTTTTAGTAGTCACTCAAGGTACTGTCGTAGCACCATTTATATATTCAATATTTTAG
- a CDS encoding SxtJ family membrane protein has protein sequence MTPISSVKKFRDFGLLVGITFPLLFGFIFPFLTKHEFRYWTLAIGIILCTLSFISPKTLRYPYHLWIKFGNLLGSINSRIILSIIFIFIMQPIAAIMKLLRYDPLKRRLNKSNSYREIRKDDRIDLDKIF, from the coding sequence ATGACTCCTATAAGCTCCGTTAAAAAATTTAGAGACTTTGGATTACTTGTTGGGATAACTTTCCCATTGTTATTTGGATTTATTTTTCCTTTCCTGACTAAGCATGAATTTAGATACTGGACATTAGCTATAGGTATTATTTTATGCACATTATCTTTTATATCACCGAAAACACTTAGGTATCCCTATCATCTATGGATTAAATTTGGTAATCTATTAGGTTCTATAAATAGCAGAATTATCTTATCAATTATTTTTATTTTTATCATGCAACCTATTGCCGCAATCATGAAATTACTAAGATATGATCCACTAAAAAGAAGATTAAATAAATCTAATTCATATCGTGAAATCAGAAAAGACGATAGAATTGACTTAGATAAGATCTTTTGA
- a CDS encoding carbamoyltransferase translates to MTSYILGISCYFHDSAAALIKDGEIISAVQEERFTRIKHDSSFPVNAINYCLKSNEIDMRSLEAIVYYEKPLLTFERLLETYLATSPRGIKSFVAAMEVWAKDKLFLKSQLKDKFKLIQQKLVKKEEPYLPKLLFSEHHLSHASSAFYPSPFKESAILCMDAVGEWATTSAWIGRGKDIKLLWEINFPHSLGLLYSAFTYFCGFKVNSGEYKLMGLAPYGEPKYTEIIKNNLIDIKEDGTFRLNMTYFKYHRGLRMTSSKFNKLFNKKPRAKEEKINQFHMDMAASIQTITEEIVIKLAKTLKKETGMSNLCLAGGVALNCVANGKILKENIFKNIWVQPASGDSGSAIGGPLYAFYNYFNGQRNINENDSMKGSYLGPRFSNKDIIKYLTHIKAPFKTMDDKDLYNEVSDLIIDGKVIGWFNGAMEFGPRALGGRSIIGDPRNQNMQSVMNLKIKYRESFRPFAPSILEEDLSTQFELYTKSPYMLFVAPVKKNLCIKIKNEESSLKGINKLNILRSKIPAITHVDYSARIQTVSGDTNPRYYNLIKVFKSKTNCPTIINTSFNVRGEPIVCTPQDAYRCFMRTEMDVLVLENQILLKSEQNYSKTDENWQQQFELD, encoded by the coding sequence TTGACCTCTTATATTCTTGGTATTTCTTGTTATTTCCATGATAGTGCTGCAGCTTTAATAAAAGATGGAGAAATTATATCAGCAGTTCAAGAAGAAAGATTTACTCGCATAAAGCACGATTCAAGTTTCCCAGTTAATGCTATAAATTATTGTCTCAAATCTAATGAGATAGATATGAGATCCCTTGAGGCAATTGTTTATTATGAAAAACCATTATTGACATTTGAAAGGTTATTGGAAACATACTTAGCAACATCCCCAAGAGGTATAAAATCTTTTGTTGCAGCAATGGAAGTTTGGGCAAAAGATAAGTTATTTCTAAAATCGCAACTTAAAGATAAATTTAAGTTAATTCAGCAAAAATTAGTTAAAAAAGAGGAACCATATCTACCAAAATTACTTTTTTCAGAACACCATTTATCTCATGCATCTTCAGCTTTTTATCCCAGTCCTTTTAAAGAATCTGCTATTTTATGTATGGATGCAGTTGGTGAATGGGCCACTACTTCAGCATGGATAGGGCGAGGTAAAGATATCAAATTACTTTGGGAGATAAATTTTCCTCATTCATTAGGGTTACTTTATTCTGCTTTCACATATTTTTGTGGTTTCAAGGTAAACTCTGGTGAATACAAATTGATGGGCCTAGCGCCCTATGGTGAACCAAAGTATACAGAAATAATCAAAAATAATTTAATAGATATTAAAGAAGATGGAACCTTCAGATTAAACATGACCTATTTCAAATATCATCGAGGATTAAGGATGACAAGTAGTAAATTTAATAAACTTTTTAATAAAAAGCCAAGAGCTAAAGAGGAAAAGATAAATCAATTTCATATGGATATGGCAGCATCAATTCAAACAATAACTGAAGAGATAGTTATTAAATTAGCTAAGACTTTAAAAAAAGAAACAGGAATGTCTAATCTTTGCCTGGCGGGTGGTGTGGCATTAAATTGCGTGGCAAATGGCAAAATATTAAAAGAAAATATATTCAAAAATATTTGGGTTCAACCAGCGAGTGGTGATTCAGGTTCTGCTATTGGAGGACCGCTTTATGCTTTTTATAATTATTTTAATGGTCAGCGTAATATAAATGAAAATGATTCAATGAAAGGTTCCTATCTTGGTCCAAGATTTTCAAATAAAGACATTATTAAATATCTTACTCACATAAAAGCTCCATTTAAAACAATGGATGATAAGGACTTATACAACGAAGTTAGTGATTTAATTATTGATGGGAAGGTGATTGGCTGGTTTAATGGAGCCATGGAATTTGGGCCAAGAGCTTTGGGTGGGAGATCAATTATTGGAGATCCACGTAACCAAAACATGCAGAGTGTCATGAATTTAAAGATTAAATATAGAGAAAGTTTTAGACCATTTGCACCTTCTATTCTTGAAGAGGATTTGTCAACTCAATTCGAGTTGTATACCAAAAGTCCCTATATGCTATTTGTCGCACCCGTGAAAAAAAACTTATGTATTAAGATAAAAAATGAAGAGAGTTCTTTGAAAGGGATTAATAAACTAAACATTTTAAGATCAAAGATTCCTGCAATTACTCATGTCGATTATTCAGCGCGAATACAAACTGTTTCAGGCGATACAAACCCTCGTTATTATAATTTAATAAAAGTATTTAAGAGTAAAACTAATTGTCCTACCATTATAAATACATCATTTAATGTAAGAGGAGAGCCTATTGTATGTACTCCTCAAGATGCATATCGTTGTTTTATGAGAACTGAGATGGATGTTCTGGTTCTTGAAAATCAAATTCTATTAAAGTCAGAACAAAATTATTCAAAAACAGATGAAAACTGGCAACAACAGTTTGAATTAGATTAA
- a CDS encoding class I SAM-dependent methyltransferase, which translates to MSELERYKKIKSSFLSDLNYLDNDLIYNNIKLDLIDGSVPNFINKKLDNLTNTMSDFYNDVKFPNYDDCEDYASLYDKGRSNLFTKRLDDELNFGSKVLELGCGTGQLSLFLSRCNREIYGVDISNGSLILGEKFRLENNINNAYFMKMDVFDLKFKKDFFDFTISNGVLHHTKDARKAFRNLVTVTKPGGIIAIGLYHKYGRFFTKVKQRIAKVLGKNIFLLDKNSLKIKSKDKRDAWVIDQFMNPHETLHTPSETMKWFEEDGVDFVNLIPHCDNVNTPIFMDRPKPSLSYFKEILMTINRKQIQEGGFFIMIGKKI; encoded by the coding sequence ATGAGTGAATTAGAGAGATATAAGAAAATAAAAAGTTCATTTTTATCTGATCTTAATTATCTAGATAATGATCTCATTTATAACAATATTAAATTAGACCTAATTGATGGGAGTGTTCCAAACTTTATAAATAAAAAATTAGATAATCTAACTAATACAATGTCTGATTTTTATAATGATGTGAAATTCCCAAATTATGATGATTGTGAGGACTATGCTTCTCTTTATGATAAGGGCAGAAGTAATTTATTCACTAAAAGATTAGATGATGAGTTAAATTTTGGTTCCAAGGTTCTTGAATTGGGATGTGGAACAGGTCAGTTGTCTCTTTTTCTTTCAAGATGCAATAGAGAAATTTATGGGGTAGACATATCAAATGGGTCTTTAATATTAGGAGAAAAATTTAGATTAGAGAATAATATTAACAATGCTTATTTTATGAAAATGGATGTATTTGATTTGAAATTCAAAAAAGATTTTTTTGATTTCACAATAAGCAATGGGGTATTGCACCATACTAAAGATGCAAGAAAAGCTTTTAGAAACTTAGTAACTGTTACAAAACCTGGAGGAATAATAGCTATAGGCCTTTACCACAAATATGGTAGATTTTTTACAAAAGTAAAGCAAAGGATTGCTAAAGTTTTAGGGAAAAATATCTTCTTATTAGATAAAAATTCCTTAAAGATTAAAAGTAAAGACAAACGTGATGCATGGGTGATTGATCAATTTATGAATCCACATGAAACATTGCATACTCCATCTGAAACAATGAAATGGTTCGAAGAGGATGGAGTCGATTTTGTAAATTTAATTCCACATTGTGATAATGTAAATACTCCAATATTCATGGATCGTCCAAAACCATCACTTTCTTATTTTAAAGAAATTTTAATGACTATAAATAGGAAACAAATTCAGGAAGGTGGTTTTTTTATAATGATTGGAAAAAAGATTTAG
- a CDS encoding SGNH/GDSL hydrolase family protein, which translates to MKKIVINAFLITFSIAIGLFFCELFGRFVGLGDPLIYEEDPLVGYRLRPNQKKIGRNNSNISIDHEGFRYNPNQEKTNNDKYIVFVGDSITYGGSYTDDSEIFSSIYCSNIKESICLNSGLNGWGLYNIGRFIRNFSLYSDRNPSEFIVVISPNDVLRNVSQLRGLPWFTSEPKEPKALNQISKYVILAHILPNLESKNEGNEYFQKYWLRKGINQKESNIREKTIQTSFKHFSESIKETNTKVNIILAPPKRWFEETEYYSSSIKLYDEYLKKLSKNNNVSKYCNLYHKIKNNYSPKDFVDSAHLSVSGHKKWEQYIQKCIS; encoded by the coding sequence ATGAAAAAAATCGTAATAAATGCATTTCTTATAACTTTTTCCATAGCAATTGGCCTATTTTTTTGCGAATTATTTGGAAGGTTTGTGGGGTTAGGAGATCCCCTGATTTACGAAGAAGATCCACTTGTTGGATATAGACTAAGGCCTAATCAAAAAAAGATCGGAAGAAATAATTCAAATATATCTATTGACCATGAAGGTTTTAGATATAACCCAAATCAAGAAAAAACTAATAATGATAAATATATAGTTTTTGTTGGAGATAGTATTACATACGGTGGCTCTTATACAGACGATTCTGAAATATTCTCTAGTATTTATTGTTCTAACATAAAAGAATCAATTTGCCTAAATTCAGGATTAAATGGATGGGGTTTATACAACATAGGAAGATTCATAAGAAATTTCTCATTATATTCAGATAGAAATCCATCAGAATTTATTGTTGTAATTTCGCCTAATGATGTGTTGCGTAATGTATCGCAGTTAAGAGGTCTACCTTGGTTTACCTCAGAGCCAAAAGAACCTAAGGCTTTAAACCAAATATCAAAATATGTAATTCTGGCTCATATTTTACCTAATCTAGAAAGTAAAAATGAAGGGAATGAATATTTTCAAAAATACTGGTTAAGAAAGGGAATAAATCAAAAAGAATCAAATATTAGAGAAAAAACAATTCAAACATCTTTTAAACACTTTAGCGAAAGCATTAAAGAAACAAATACAAAAGTAAATATAATACTAGCTCCACCAAAAAGATGGTTTGAAGAGACTGAATATTATTCTTCATCGATCAAGTTATATGATGAATATCTTAAAAAGTTATCAAAAAATAATAATGTATCAAAATACTGCAATCTTTATCACAAAATTAAAAATAATTATTCTCCAAAAGATTTTGTTGATTCGGCTCATCTTTCAGTTTCTGGTCATAAAAAATGGGAACAATATATTCAAAAATGCATCTCTTAA
- a CDS encoding DUF4278 domain-containing protein yields MTLIYRGQKYVQNKEAAKKQHNELTYRGKAYTS; encoded by the coding sequence ATGACTCTAATTTACAGAGGACAAAAGTACGTCCAGAACAAAGAAGCAGCTAAAAAGCAGCACAACGAATTAACTTATAGAGGAAAAGCTTACACAAGCTAG
- a CDS encoding RNA recognition motif-containing protein, with protein sequence MTLSLNIGNIFNDSSSHALVDELRKRTTEEDILDFEKKFNSKNEKNLHVYICRFLKNRSISRGLASRWLITIIKNKESKIDALQKLNN encoded by the coding sequence ATGACATTAAGTTTAAATATTGGGAACATTTTTAATGATTCCTCTAGTCATGCTTTAGTGGATGAGCTAAGAAAAAGAACTACAGAAGAGGATATCTTAGATTTTGAGAAAAAATTTAACTCCAAAAACGAAAAAAATCTACACGTTTATATATGTAGATTTCTAAAAAATAGATCAATATCCAGAGGGCTAGCCTCTAGATGGTTAATAACCATAATTAAAAACAAAGAATCAAAAATTGATGCTTTGCAAAAATTAAATAACTAG